One stretch of Fictibacillus sp. b24 DNA includes these proteins:
- the hslU gene encoding HslU--HslV peptidase ATPase subunit, whose product MNSQLTPRQIVEKLDQYIIGQKDAKKAVAVALRNRYRRSLLDDKLRDEVSPKNILMIGPTGVGKTEIARRLAKLAQAPFIKIEATKFTEVGYVGRDVDSMVRDLVETSVRLVKELRMNEVKDKAEQNANKRLVELLVPGKKTETSFKNPLEMFFGGGNQEQEQKPQQDDAADLRQKRNQMAQKLALGEMEDHLVTVEVDEQNPSMLDMFQGSGLEQVGMNMQDMIGGLMPKKKKKRKLTVREARKVLTQDEAAKLIDMDDVTSEAVYKTEQTGIIFIDEIDKIAGKNQNSADVSREGVQRDILPIVEGSTVITKYGSIKTDHILFIAAGAFHISKPSDLIPELQGRFPIRVELNNLSVEDFTRILIEPDNAIIKQYKALLSTEGINVEFSDDAIAKIASIAYEVNQDTDNIGARRLHTILERLLEDLSFEAPDISLDQITITPEYVEEKLANIAKNKDLSQYIL is encoded by the coding sequence ATGAATAGTCAATTAACTCCAAGGCAGATTGTTGAGAAGTTAGATCAATATATTATAGGTCAAAAAGATGCAAAGAAAGCTGTGGCAGTTGCACTTCGTAACCGTTATAGAAGAAGTTTGCTCGATGACAAACTGCGTGATGAAGTTTCGCCTAAAAACATTCTAATGATTGGTCCTACAGGTGTTGGTAAGACAGAAATCGCTAGAAGGCTTGCGAAGCTTGCTCAAGCTCCTTTTATAAAAATTGAAGCTACGAAGTTCACTGAGGTTGGCTATGTAGGACGTGATGTCGATTCGATGGTCCGTGATCTTGTAGAAACTTCAGTAAGACTTGTAAAAGAATTAAGGATGAACGAAGTAAAGGACAAAGCGGAGCAGAACGCGAATAAGCGTCTAGTCGAGCTTCTTGTCCCAGGTAAAAAGACTGAAACAAGTTTCAAAAATCCACTTGAAATGTTCTTTGGCGGCGGGAATCAAGAACAAGAACAGAAACCGCAGCAAGACGATGCTGCTGATCTTCGACAAAAGCGCAATCAGATGGCGCAAAAGCTTGCTCTTGGCGAGATGGAAGATCACCTCGTTACGGTTGAAGTGGATGAACAAAATCCGTCTATGCTAGATATGTTCCAAGGCTCAGGTCTTGAGCAAGTAGGAATGAACATGCAAGACATGATTGGCGGACTTATGCCAAAGAAAAAGAAAAAACGCAAACTGACAGTTCGTGAAGCTCGTAAGGTTTTAACGCAAGATGAAGCAGCTAAATTAATTGATATGGATGATGTTACGAGTGAAGCAGTTTACAAGACAGAACAAACAGGTATTATATTTATAGATGAGATTGATAAGATAGCTGGAAAGAACCAAAACTCTGCGGATGTGAGCCGAGAAGGTGTTCAGAGAGATATCCTTCCGATCGTTGAAGGTTCAACAGTTATTACAAAATACGGATCAATTAAAACAGATCATATCTTGTTTATAGCTGCGGGTGCTTTTCATATCTCGAAGCCATCAGATCTGATTCCGGAGCTTCAAGGAAGATTTCCAATCCGAGTTGAATTAAATAACTTGTCTGTTGAAGATTTTACACGTATATTAATAGAGCCTGATAATGCGATAATCAAACAGTATAAAGCTCTATTGAGTACAGAAGGTATAAATGTTGAATTTTCTGACGATGCTATTGCTAAGATTGCAAGTATCGCATATGAAGTTAATCAAGACACTGATAATATTGGTGCTAGAAGACTTCATACCATATTAGAACGCTTGCTGGAAGATTTATCTTTTGAAGCGCCTGATATAAGTTTAGATCAAATAACCATTACACCCGAGTATGTAGAAGAAAAACTGGCTAACATCGCAAAGAACAAGGATCTGAGCCAATATATTTTATAG
- the hslV gene encoding ATP-dependent protease subunit HslV encodes MSTFHATTIFAIRHNGKAAMTGDGQVTFGNAVVMKHTARKVRKLYGGKVLAGFAGSVADAFTLYEKFESKLEEFSGNLQRASVEMAKEWRTDQVLRKLEALLIVMNHEHMLLISGTGEVIEPDDGILAIGSGGNYALAAGRALKNHAPELSAKEIALASLKTAGEICVYTNTEIVLEEL; translated from the coding sequence ATGTCAACATTTCATGCTACTACAATATTTGCAATCCGGCACAACGGTAAAGCAGCAATGACGGGCGATGGCCAGGTTACTTTCGGAAATGCGGTTGTAATGAAGCATACAGCCAGAAAGGTCAGAAAGCTATATGGCGGAAAAGTACTTGCGGGATTTGCTGGATCTGTTGCTGATGCATTTACGCTGTATGAAAAATTTGAGAGCAAGTTAGAAGAGTTCAGCGGCAACTTACAGCGAGCTTCAGTCGAAATGGCTAAGGAATGGCGCACAGATCAAGTTTTGCGAAAACTTGAAGCGTTGCTTATTGTTATGAACCACGAACATATGCTTTTGATTTCTGGTACAGGAGAAGTTATTGAACCGGATGATGGAATCTTGGCGATCGGTTCTGGGGGTAATTATGCTCTTGCGGCTGGCCGGGCACTGAAGAATCACGCTCCTGAGCTTTCTGCAAAAGAAATAGCTCTTGCATCGTTAAAGACCGCTGGTGAGATTTGTGTTTACACGAACACAGAAATAGTTCTTGAAGAATTGTAA